In Lonchura striata isolate bLonStr1 chromosome 38, bLonStr1.mat, whole genome shotgun sequence, the genomic stretch aataaatttaaaacacaatttagcGAAATAAATGGGAGAGGGTTTAAAAAGTCAGTGGGATGAGatttgggggggaggggggcaaAACACCCGGGATGGGTAAATTTgtgaggaggggagggggggtgaAAAAGCTCGATGGGGAAGGGaatatgggggggggggggaatcttttggtgaatttggggtgggggagggatttgggggtccctgaggcCGCTCTGTGCCCCGCCAGGTGCGCACGGAGGTGCTGCGGAAGCGGGCGCGGCTCGGGGGGCGCAGCCCGGCCCCCCCCGCGGCGCCCGCGCTGTTCCCGCCGCCCGAGGAGGCGGCGCCGAACCGCGAGCACGAGGCGGAGAAAAGGCGGGAACGGGTGAGGGTACCCCCCggaaatcaaattaaattaaattacccCCTCGGGATAAAAGAAATCACCCCCGCGATGGGCTGAGGGTGGAAATAGCATTGGGGAAAATAAGAGGAAAAGGGTTTGGAGGGGTTGGAGACTGAAAGTCAAACACCGCGAGGaggtgaaggggaaaaaatggggcgGTGTGAGGGGgggaatgggatttgggggggattttagCGGGggttgaggggatttgggaggaaAGGGGGAGGTTTTGGTGTTAtttgaggggaatttgggggaaaaatgaggTGGGTTTGGTATTTTTGAAGGGAATATGGGAGGAAATTAGGAGGTTTTGGTATTTTTGAGGGgaatttgaggggaaaaatgaGGTGGGTTTGGTATTTTtgaggggaatttgggaggaaagggggaggttttggtatttttgaggggaatttgggagaaaatgaggtggttttggtattttttggggaatttggaaGAAAAGGGGGAGGTTTTGGTATTGGAGGGGATCAGCTGAATCCCagttccccaattttccccttcAGAAATTTCCTGAGGTTGGAGGaatggaaaaatgggggaatttgTGTGGGAAATTagaggattttgggtggaaaaagtgggaatttgtgtggaaaaaaggggaatttgggtggaaaaagcagaatttgagGAAAACCCGAGGTGATTTTCACCCAGGGGAGGgtctcaccccaaatccccctccccaaatttcccctcagGAGTGGCTGAGATTGGAGGTGTGGGGGCTGAAAATGGGGGAATTcgtgtgggaaatggggaatttgggtgaaaaaaagcagaatttgggtgaaaaaaagcagaatttgtgtgggaaaaaggggaatttgggtGTACAAAAGTGTCTGTTTTTGACATTGAGGGGTCTCACccccaatccccctccccaatttcccctcaGGAGTGGCTGAGATTGGAGGGGTGGGGGCAGAAAATGGGGGAATttgggtgggaaatgggggaatttgggtgaaaaaaagcagaatttgggtgaaaaaagcagaatttgtgtgggaaaaaggggaatttgggtGTACAAAAGTGTCTGTTTTTGACATTGAGGGGTCTCACccccaatccccctccccaatttcccctcaGGAGTGGCTGAGATTGGAGGGGTGGGGGCAGAAAATGGGGGAATttgggtgggaaatgggggaatttGGGTGAAAAAAAGCGGAATTTGGgtggaaaaaaggggaatttgggtATAAAAAAGTGGCTGTTTTTGACATTGAGGGgtctcaccccaaatccccctccccaattttcTCTTTAGGAGTGGTTGATATTGGAGGTGTGGGGGCAGAAAATGGGGGAATtcgtgtgggaaatgggggaatttgggtgaaaaaaagcagaatttgggtgggaaaaaggggaatttgggtataaaaaagtgtctgtttttgACATTGAGGGGtctcacccccaaatccccctccccaattttaCCCCCAGGAGTGGCTGAGATTGGAGGTGTGGGGGCAGAAAATGGGGGAATTCGTGTATTAAATGGGGGAATTCGggtgaaaaaaagcagaatttgggtgaaaaaaagcagaatttgtgtgggaaaaaggggaatttgtgtgggaaaaaggggaatttgggtATAAAAAAGTGGCTGTTTTTGACATTGAGGGTCTCACccccaatccccctccccaatttcccctcaGGAGCGGCTGAGATTGGAGGGGTGGGGGCAGAAAATGGCGGCATTTGGGTGGGAAATGGGAGGATTTTTGCTGTAAAAAGGCAGAATTTGGgtgaaaaaaaggggaatttgtgtgggaaaaaggggaatttgggtGTACAAAAGTGTCTGTTTTTGACATTGGGGgtctcaccccaaatccccctccccaattttgTCTTTAGGAGTGGTTGATATTGGAGGGGTGGGGGCAGAAAATGGCGGCATttgggtgggaaatgggggaatttgggtgaaaaaaaagcagaatttgggtgaaaaaaagcagaatttgtgtgggaaaaaggggaatttgggtGTACAAAAGTGTCTGTTTTTGACATTGAGGGTCTCACccccaatccccctccccaatttcccctcaGGAGTGGCTGAGATTGGAGGGGTGGGAGCAGAAAATGGCGGCATttgggtgggaaatgggggaatttgggtgaaaaaaaagcagaatttgggtgggaaaaaacagaatttgggtggaaaaaaggggaatttgggtATAAAAAAGTGGCTGTTTTTGACATTGAGGGgtctcaccccaaatccccctccccaatttcccccaggAACAGCTGAGATTGGAGGGGTGGGGGCAGAAAATGGGGGAATttgtgtgggaaatgggggaattttcactgtaaaaaagcagaatttgggtgaaaaaaagcagaatttgtgtgggaaaaaggggaatttgggtGTACAAAAGTGTCTGTTTTTGACATTGAGGGGGTCTCACccccaatccccctccccaatttcccctcaGGAGTGGTTGAGATTGGAGGTGTGGGGGCAGAAAATAGGGGAATttgtgtgggaaatgggggaattttcactgtaaaaaagcagaatttgggtgaaataaagcagaatttgtgtgggaaaaaggggaatttgggtGTACAAAAGTGTCTGTTTTTGACATTGAGGGgtctcaccccaaatccccctccccaattttcTCTTTAGGAGTGGCTGAGATTGGAGGTGTGGGGTGGGAAATTGGCAGAATttgggtgggaaatgggggaatttgggtgaaaaaaagcagaatttgggtggaaaaaaggggaatttgggtataaaaaagtgtctgtttttgCCATTGAGGGgtctcaccccaaatccccctccccaatttccccaGGAACGCCGGGAACGCGCCCTGGGGGTCCTGACCTACCTGGGGCAGAGCGCGGCCGAGGCCCAGACCTGCCCCCCCTGGTAcctgcagccccccaaaaaccccgggCAGGGGTCCCGGGAGGTGCAGGGGGGGCGCAAGGCCCTGCTGGACCCCCTGCAGGAGATGAGGAAGGGGCTGCGccgagcccccagccccaaaaaaccccaaaatccccccgagCCTCGGCCTGGCAgcccccccggagccccccgcgGGGGAGCAGGGTGAGTGATTGATTAATTAGCATTAATTAGTGCAGTAAGCCCTTCGTCCGCTCATTAGCGCTGCCATGAGTGTCTTCCCCCCGTTAATTAACACCTTAAATATCTAATTGTGccttaattatttaattaactcTCATTATTGCCTCACGACGCCCTCCAGTCCTCCCACAATAAAGGCTTCagaccccaaaatggggatTCAACCCACCCAAAATTTAGGGATTTAACCCGTCCGAAATTGGGgtgaaatcccccaaatttggggatttaACCCATCCAAAATTGGGgtgaaatcccccaaatttgggaatttAACCCATCCAAAATTGGGgtgaaatcccccaaatttgggaatttAACCCATCCAAAATTGGGGTGAAATCCTCAAAATTTGGAGATTTAACTCATCCAAACTTGGAGTGTGACCCccccagattttgggatttAACCCCTCCTAAACTGGGgtgaaatcccccaaatttggggatttaACCCCTCCTAAATTGGGgtgaaatcccccaaatttggggatttaACTCCTCCTAAATTGGGgtgaaatcccccaaatttggggatttaACCCATCCAAAATTGGGgtgaaatcccccaaaatttgcAGACGTAACCCCTCCTAAATTGGGgtgaaatcccccaaaatttgggtatttaaCCCCTCCTAAATTGGGgtgaaatcccccaaaatttggggatttaaCCCCTCCTAAATTGGGGTTCACCccctaaaaattaaaatttaactcCTCCAAAACTGTGATTTTATCAGTTCTAGAGTTGAGCTTTGAACCcctaaaatttaaattatccCCCTAAAAGCGAGGGTCGACCCCTCCCTTTGTGCTAATTAACCCATTAATTATTTTGTcccataattaatatttaattaccCTTATTTCTTACTGCCACCTTAGGAATTTAATCGCCttatttttaaccctttccccTAATCACTGCTAACTAATTACCCATAATTACATTGTTAACTACTGCTAACTAATTACATTGTTAATTACTGCTAATTACATATTAATTACAGCTAACTAACATATTAATTACTATTAATTACCCCTTTAACCATACGGTAATTAACGAATTACTCATTAATGCCCACCCCCACCTCTCCCACCCCTCCCAAGGGGGGCGTCGTtgccccccccgccccggcggGTCCCTAATTAGCACTAATTATCGCTAATTGCCCGTCAGGCTGGCGGAGCTGCGGCGGCAGCGCCTGGCCCGGGAGGCGGCCGAGGCGGCGCGGAgccgggagctgctgggggggtcccgggacccccgaaatccgcccgggaccccccgaaatcccgcccgggacccccgaaatccgcccgggaccccccgaaatcccgcccgggacccccgaaatccgcccgggaccccccgaaatcccgcccgggacccccccccggAACGGCAGCGGCGCTACAACAGCCAGTTCCACCCGCGCCTGGCCCGGGGGGGGACgagaaacaccccaaaattcagctgagacaccccaaaattcacctggaACCCCCCCAGATTGGTAATGGACAGTTCCACCCGCACCTGGCCTGGGGGGGGAACAAAtgcaccccaaaattcagct encodes the following:
- the LENG1 gene encoding leukocyte receptor cluster member 1, whose product is MNILPKKSWHVRNKDNVARVRRDEAAAEVERRKREARALRAEQEVRTEVLRKRARLGGRSPAPPAAPALFPPPEEAAPNREHEAEKRRERERRERALGVLTYLGQSAAEAQTCPPWYLQPPKNPGQGSREVQGGRKALLDPLQEMRKGLRRAPSPKKPQNPPEPRPGSPPGAPRGGAGLAELRRQRLAREAAEAARSRELLGGSRDPRNPPGTPRNPARDPRNPPGTPRNPARDPRNPPGTPRNPARDPPPERQRRYNSQFHPRLARGGTRNTPKFS